A single genomic interval of Malania oleifera isolate guangnan ecotype guangnan chromosome 13, ASM2987363v1, whole genome shotgun sequence harbors:
- the LOC131146201 gene encoding calcineurin B-like protein 4, with translation MGCISSKKARKAPGYEEPTVLATETPFTVSEIEVLYELFNKLSRSIINDGLIHKEEFQLALFRNRNKRNLFADRIFDLFDIKRNGVIEFGEFVRSLGVFHPNAAIGDKISFAFRLYDLRQTGYIEREELRKMVLALLHESDLILSDDDVKTIVDKTFTEADTKGDGVIDQEEWKEYVSKNPSLIKNMTLPYLKDMTFAFPSFLLSAEVEDSEI, from the exons ATGGGCTGCATTTCCTCGAAGAAAGCTAGAAAAGCACCCGGGTACGAGGAGCCTACTGTCCTTGCTACTGAAACTCCTT TTACGGTGAGTGAAATAGAAGTCCTCTATGAGCTATTTAACAAACTAAGCAGATCAATAATAAATGATGGGCTTATTCACAAG GAAGAATTCCAGCTTGCACTTTTCAGGAACAGAAATAAGAGGAATCTCTTCGCTGACCGG ATATTTGACTTGTTTGATATCAAGCGAAATGGGGTCATCGAGTTTGGAGAATTCGTTCGATCATTGGGTGTCTTTCACCCAAATGCAGCTATAGGAGACAAAATTTCAT TTGCATTCAGATTATATGATCTAAGGCAGACCGGATATATAGAGCGAGAAGAG TTGAGGAAGATGGTTTTGGCGCTTTTACATGAATCGGATCTGATATTATCAGATGATGATGTTAAAACAATTGTGGATAAG ACATTTACCGAAGCAGATACGAAGGGCGATGGAGTGATTGATCAAGAAGAGTGGAAGGAATACGTGTCGAAGAATCCGTCGCTGATCAAGAACATGACCCTTCCCTATTTAAA gGACATGACTTTTGCATTTCCCAGTTTCTTGTTGAGTGCTGAAGTTGAAGATTCAGAAATATAG